One window of the Thermogemmatispora onikobensis genome contains the following:
- a CDS encoding MutS-related protein encodes MHPEKAARLQALQRHEERLLRRIARLDTRSNRYSWLRVAIFAVGLASGLILGLALHWWAGLISFALAMLIFGGLAAQHRRIERHLARLRLLVWLTRDERARLLVDWQTIAPLPGGRDLSDSDATHPFDLDLDISGPRSLHRLLNTATTREGSLLLKSWLLAESVEPATIQRRQALVAELKPLRLFRHRLQIEARLAGGQSSLLRGAQLLGRLRQEAPPARLKQSLALMGSLNLLTLLLLAGQLLLHLPPWWPISAALSLLLFLLRRGDAGDLFDEAFALQSTCAQLSATFASLEQRRHPQQPHLQQLCQPFTGAGQLSPARALRHLSLLLSLASFGQNLLLTLLLHLFLPWEFLIALRLNAWKARLAQQMPRWLETWFELEALCSLATFADLNPDYHLPELLVGPQAPALLYEGQGLGHPLLPPSRKILNDFALRQPGAIAIISGSNMAGKSTFLRTVGLNLVLANAGAPVNAVRLRLTPLRLFASMRINDALTEDASYFYAEVRRLRALLDAVERPDSAPLLFLIDEIFRGTNNRERRIGSRAYLRALATTSKPCAGLLATHDLDLTRLAEELPGISNYHFREEISDGAMVFDYRLRPGPCPTTNALKIMRLFGLPVPEVPETETSENDSQQAAAGPPADKTEAS; translated from the coding sequence ATGCATCCCGAAAAAGCCGCCCGACTGCAGGCCCTCCAGCGACACGAGGAGCGCCTGCTGCGGCGCATCGCGCGCCTGGACACGCGCAGCAACCGCTACTCATGGCTGCGCGTCGCCATCTTCGCCGTCGGCCTGGCCAGCGGCCTGATCCTGGGCCTGGCCCTGCACTGGTGGGCGGGCCTGATCAGCTTCGCCCTGGCCATGCTCATCTTCGGCGGTCTCGCCGCCCAGCACCGGCGCATCGAGCGCCACCTGGCCCGCCTGCGCCTGCTCGTCTGGCTGACCCGCGACGAACGCGCGCGCCTGCTCGTCGACTGGCAGACCATCGCCCCCCTGCCCGGCGGGCGCGACCTCTCCGACAGCGACGCCACCCACCCCTTCGACCTCGACCTCGACATCAGCGGGCCGCGCTCCCTGCACCGCCTGCTCAACACGGCCACCACCCGCGAGGGGAGCCTGCTCCTCAAGAGCTGGCTGCTGGCCGAGAGCGTCGAGCCGGCCACCATCCAGCGGCGGCAGGCTCTGGTCGCCGAACTGAAGCCGCTGCGCCTCTTCCGCCACCGCCTGCAGATCGAAGCGCGCCTGGCCGGTGGACAGAGCAGCCTCCTGCGCGGCGCCCAACTGCTTGGGCGTCTGCGGCAAGAAGCGCCCCCGGCTCGCCTCAAGCAGAGCCTGGCCCTCATGGGCAGCCTCAACCTCCTGACCCTGCTTCTCCTGGCCGGGCAGCTCCTCCTGCACCTGCCCCCCTGGTGGCCCATCAGCGCCGCCCTCAGCCTGCTCCTCTTCCTCCTGCGGCGCGGCGACGCCGGCGACCTCTTCGACGAAGCCTTCGCCCTGCAGAGCACCTGCGCCCAGCTCAGCGCCACCTTCGCCTCCCTCGAACAGCGCCGCCATCCCCAGCAGCCCCACCTGCAGCAACTCTGCCAGCCCTTCACCGGCGCCGGCCAGCTCAGTCCCGCCCGCGCCCTGCGCCATCTCTCCCTGCTCCTCAGCCTGGCCTCCTTCGGGCAGAACCTGCTCCTCACCCTCCTGCTACACCTCTTCCTCCCCTGGGAATTCCTCATCGCCCTGCGCCTCAACGCCTGGAAAGCCCGCCTGGCCCAGCAGATGCCGCGCTGGCTGGAGACCTGGTTTGAGCTGGAAGCCCTCTGCTCACTGGCCACCTTCGCCGACCTCAACCCCGACTACCACCTTCCCGAGCTCCTCGTCGGTCCCCAGGCGCCGGCCCTCCTCTACGAAGGCCAGGGTCTGGGCCATCCCCTCCTGCCGCCCAGCAGAAAAATCCTCAACGACTTCGCCCTGCGCCAGCCGGGAGCCATTGCCATCATCAGCGGCTCCAACATGGCCGGCAAGAGCACCTTCCTGCGCACCGTCGGCCTCAACCTGGTCCTGGCCAACGCCGGCGCCCCGGTCAACGCCGTCCGCCTGCGCCTGACCCCCCTGCGCCTCTTCGCCAGCATGCGCATCAACGACGCCCTGACCGAAGACGCCTCCTACTTCTACGCCGAAGTACGACGCCTGCGCGCCCTGCTGGACGCCGTCGAACGCCCCGACAGCGCGCCGCTGCTCTTCCTCATCGACGAAATCTTCCGCGGCACCAACAACCGCGAGCGGCGCATTGGCAGCCGGGCCTACCTGCGCGCCCTCGCCACCACGAGCAAACCCTGCGCCGGCCTGCTGGCCACCCACGACCTCGACCTGACCCGCCTCGCCGAGGAACTCCCGGGGATCAGCAACTACCACTTCCGCGAGGAGATCAGCGACGGAGCAATGGTCTTCGACTACCGCCTGCGGCCCGGCCCCTGCCCAACCACCAACGCCCTCAAGATCATGCGCCTCTTCGGGCTGCCCGTGCCGGAGGTGCCGGAGACAGAGACCAGCGAGAACGACAGCCAGCAGGCTGCCGCCGGACCGCCCGCCGACAAGACAGAAGCCTCATGA
- a CDS encoding tetratricopeptide repeat protein — translation MASGQDWSQIIHQSEGERFVGREQELALFLEELRREPPRTLIFYLTGQAGVGKTTLLRRFQALARELGFLVAECDERQRDVLAVLGHLAAQFDQRGLRLKAFEDRHRLYYQRLHEIESDPQAPRGQGGLSVRTLLRLAFVAGELLPVVGPAFSYLSLEEVEELASEWGRYLLRKLGNREEIELLREPEEVLSQLFFADLNRVAERWPVLLCLDNFEATRPALFWWLLRLPEYRPSGRIRLVVAGRDPLENEWGVLRGVTRLIRLDVFTEEEAEAFLDLYHVRDPLRRQEIIEVSGRLPVLMSWLAAPRETGATYTVLPASDMVERFLRWVSDPALRETALLGALPRLLNRDVLACLLRCALGEQAPHVERVFSWLIALPFVSERGEGWRYHSVVRRMMLEYLRRRSPVEYRELHACLATFYLQQRDALYVPGQEYWQATRWQEATLNALYHGLIADAGRYWRELLEYFTLALYQERRFATRLLEMAALEEVRRGLEQEQRELLELLQAGLRAMDEGDWATGLRLFDRLCQYPGLSPRARAAAYFFRGRVQRYRQAYPEALADHSRAIALDESNVWAFVERSRILRRLRRYPEALEDLARVLSLNPFDARSWASRGQVYTRLGRYEEALQDFERALALDEGYVWALVHRAETCRLCGNYEQALADLERALALSPHEARAWGERGEICRLLGRYEEALTCLERALTLRPDYAWALACRGQVLAALGRRAEALADLERALSLDATLELAAVARTALLTSQPLAGAPPTVVLAEAPAGEVPASASEGLATAPTQPLPAGEEEQALSTGQEEAPAGPSSASS, via the coding sequence ATGGCGTCAGGCCAGGACTGGAGCCAGATTATTCACCAGAGTGAGGGTGAGCGCTTTGTGGGGCGCGAGCAGGAGCTGGCGCTCTTTCTGGAGGAGCTTCGCCGCGAGCCGCCGCGTACGCTGATCTTTTATCTGACTGGCCAGGCTGGTGTTGGGAAGACGACGCTGCTGCGCCGCTTTCAGGCCCTGGCCCGCGAGCTGGGCTTTCTGGTGGCTGAGTGTGACGAGCGCCAGCGCGATGTCCTGGCCGTTTTGGGCCATCTGGCGGCCCAGTTCGATCAGCGTGGGCTGCGCCTCAAAGCCTTTGAGGATCGTCATCGCCTCTACTACCAGCGTCTGCATGAAATTGAGTCTGATCCCCAGGCGCCGCGCGGTCAGGGGGGCCTGTCGGTGCGAACGCTCTTGCGCCTGGCCTTTGTGGCCGGCGAGTTGCTGCCGGTGGTTGGGCCGGCTTTCTCCTATCTCTCGCTGGAGGAGGTTGAGGAGCTGGCCAGTGAGTGGGGGCGCTATCTGCTGCGCAAGCTGGGCAATCGCGAGGAGATCGAGCTGCTGCGTGAGCCGGAGGAGGTTCTGAGCCAGCTCTTTTTCGCCGATCTCAATCGGGTGGCTGAGCGCTGGCCGGTGCTGCTCTGCCTCGATAATTTCGAGGCGACGCGCCCGGCCCTCTTCTGGTGGTTGCTGCGCCTGCCTGAGTATCGCCCCTCGGGGCGTATCCGCCTGGTGGTGGCCGGTCGTGATCCGCTGGAAAACGAGTGGGGCGTCTTGCGGGGCGTGACGCGGCTGATTCGCCTGGATGTCTTCACGGAGGAGGAGGCCGAGGCCTTTCTCGATCTCTATCATGTGCGCGATCCGTTGCGACGCCAGGAGATTATCGAGGTCTCGGGCCGGCTGCCGGTGCTGATGAGCTGGCTGGCAGCCCCGCGTGAGACGGGGGCGACCTATACAGTGCTGCCGGCCAGCGATATGGTGGAGCGCTTTCTGCGCTGGGTCAGCGATCCGGCGCTGCGCGAGACGGCGCTGCTGGGGGCGCTGCCGCGTCTGCTCAATCGCGATGTGCTGGCCTGCCTGCTGCGCTGTGCGCTGGGGGAGCAGGCTCCCCATGTCGAGCGGGTCTTTAGCTGGTTGATTGCCTTGCCCTTTGTCAGTGAGCGCGGTGAGGGCTGGCGCTATCATTCGGTGGTCCGGCGCATGATGCTGGAGTACCTGCGCCGGCGCAGTCCCGTCGAGTATCGCGAGCTGCATGCCTGCCTGGCGACCTTCTACCTGCAGCAGCGGGATGCGCTCTACGTGCCGGGGCAGGAGTACTGGCAGGCGACCCGCTGGCAGGAGGCAACGCTGAACGCGCTCTATCATGGGTTGATCGCCGATGCCGGCAGGTATTGGCGGGAGCTGCTCGAATACTTTACGCTGGCCCTCTATCAGGAGCGCCGCTTTGCTACTCGCCTGCTAGAGATGGCGGCTTTGGAGGAGGTGCGGCGCGGTCTGGAGCAGGAGCAGCGTGAGCTGTTGGAGCTGCTGCAGGCCGGGCTGCGGGCGATGGATGAAGGCGACTGGGCGACGGGCCTGCGCCTCTTTGATCGGCTCTGTCAGTATCCGGGCCTGTCTCCACGGGCCCGCGCGGCAGCCTACTTTTTTCGCGGACGGGTGCAGCGTTACCGCCAGGCCTATCCGGAGGCTCTGGCCGATCACAGCCGGGCTATAGCGCTGGATGAGTCGAATGTGTGGGCCTTTGTGGAGCGGTCGCGCATCTTGCGCCGCCTGCGCCGCTATCCCGAGGCCCTGGAGGATCTGGCGCGGGTTCTCTCTCTTAATCCTTTCGATGCGCGTTCGTGGGCCAGTCGCGGCCAGGTCTATACGCGCCTGGGGCGCTATGAGGAGGCGCTGCAGGATTTTGAGCGCGCTTTAGCGCTGGATGAGGGCTATGTCTGGGCGCTGGTGCATCGTGCCGAGACCTGCCGCCTGTGTGGCAACTATGAGCAGGCCCTGGCCGATCTGGAGCGGGCCTTAGCGCTCAGTCCGCATGAGGCGCGGGCCTGGGGCGAGCGCGGGGAGATCTGTCGCTTGTTGGGCCGCTACGAGGAGGCGCTGACGTGCCTTGAGCGGGCCCTGACCCTGCGCCCAGACTATGCCTGGGCTTTGGCCTGTCGCGGTCAGGTGCTGGCGGCCCTGGGGCGACGAGCTGAGGCCCTGGCCGATCTGGAGCGGGCCTTGTCTCTCGATGCGACGCTGGAGCTGGCGGCGGTGGCTCGGACGGCTCTGCTGACCTCGCAGCCGCTCGCCGGCGCTCCTCCAACGGTGGTGCTGGCTGAGGCTCCTGCCGGGGAGGTGCCTGCCTCGGCGAGTGAGGGCCTGGCGACGGCTCCTACGCAGCCGCTCCCGGCAGGGGAGGAGGAGCAGGCGCTCTCGACAGGCCAGGAGGAGGCGCCCGCTGGTCCGTCGTCCGCCTCCTCCTGA
- a CDS encoding endonuclease III domain-containing protein: protein MMQPVQPDAAGPESQSADGGGLPPVHLARVYQRLLEVYGEPVWRPSGEPLGELIGTILSQHTSDMNSERAYGQLRAAFPAWEELLATPTERLAAVIRCGGLANLKARRIQEVLAELARRREAQAECAPATAGGESLEAFLCAELRRRQPLEAWEYLQELPGVGPKTAACVLLFALGWPVMPVDTHVHRVARRLGLLGPKVSAEQAHVLLAQMTPPAWVYALHVNLIRHGRRVCLAQRPRCPACPLLSECRYAGGLVAEEEAAALSAGQAAAAPSSIEEH from the coding sequence ATGATGCAGCCTGTGCAGCCTGATGCGGCTGGTCCAGAATCGCAGTCTGCCGATGGCGGAGGGCTTCCTCCGGTGCACCTGGCGCGGGTGTATCAGCGGCTGCTGGAGGTCTATGGTGAGCCTGTCTGGCGGCCTTCCGGTGAGCCGTTGGGGGAGCTGATTGGGACGATCCTGTCGCAGCATACCTCGGATATGAATTCGGAGCGGGCTTATGGGCAGTTGCGAGCCGCTTTTCCAGCTTGGGAGGAGCTGCTGGCGACTCCGACGGAGCGGCTGGCGGCGGTGATTCGCTGTGGCGGTCTGGCCAATCTGAAGGCGCGCCGCATTCAGGAGGTGCTGGCTGAGCTGGCGCGTCGGCGTGAGGCTCAGGCTGAGTGCGCTCCGGCGACGGCTGGCGGTGAGTCGCTGGAGGCTTTCTTGTGCGCCGAGCTGCGCCGCCGCCAGCCTTTGGAAGCCTGGGAGTATTTACAGGAGCTGCCGGGCGTGGGCCCGAAGACGGCGGCCTGTGTGCTGCTCTTTGCGCTGGGCTGGCCGGTGATGCCGGTCGATACGCATGTGCACCGGGTGGCGCGCCGCCTGGGTCTGCTGGGGCCGAAGGTGAGCGCCGAGCAGGCGCATGTGCTGCTGGCTCAGATGACGCCGCCGGCCTGGGTTTATGCGCTGCATGTTAATCTGATCCGTCACGGACGGCGCGTCTGCCTGGCGCAGCGCCCGCGCTGTCCCGCCTGCCCGCTGCTGAGCGAGTGCCGCTATGCCGGTGGCCTGGTGGCTGAGGAGGAGGCGGCGGCGCTGTCGGCAGGGCAGGCCGCTGCCGCTCCTTCGTCGATAGAGGAGCACTAG
- a CDS encoding 3'-5' exonuclease: protein MAAGDWCLLQKPEFLRALQALSPKEIRLVIEKLNLLLKDPYPDGYTRCQVRHMGIPVYRLRCGVYRIFYALKRPYIYVLALRRRDQATYDGELDAAVPAEELDLALVAAVEGAAEENRQAAPSAPAPAYWERWLAPQPAPRRPLPEPITAELLTRLRVPPEFHARLLPLATEEELLDCPGVPDEYLLLIDQHMFERPLVSVLQQPDYLLSDVEDLLRYREGELVGFLLHLSPEQETFVLRGLRSGGPTLLKGGPGTGKSTIALYRVRALQEELRRQGRREARLLFTTYTNALVRSCEQLLRQLPGVDLRFVEVQTADRLIFQLLSDLGEPPRPLTPQEEQQLFAQALETVRFTGSPAQQRAQRQVLGQLGAEYLRRELTQVILARQIPSLEAYLRAPRPGRRVALSPLQRRAVWALYERFVALVRLRGKETWQQVRARAAAWAAAGRLAPCYDAVLIDEAQDLDPAALRLLVLLCRDPRLLFITADANQSIYGSGFAWTEVHELLRFRGRTAVLTVNYRSTREIGEAARTYLQAQVAGELDGESGERRYEHSGPMPALRRVASQAEEVDLLRRFLPAAAHELRLGIGACAVLTPTRRAGQRLAAALQAQGLPASFMRGHELDLQAAGVKVLTLQSAKGLEFPVVALAGFTEEGWPRSALSALNAEEQSELQAIDRRTLFVGMTRAMRALLVVVPQAATSPLLEGFDAAYWNVA, encoded by the coding sequence ATGGCCGCTGGTGATTGGTGTCTCTTGCAAAAACCTGAATTTCTCCGTGCGCTGCAAGCTCTCTCTCCTAAAGAGATCCGCCTGGTTATCGAGAAGCTCAATCTCCTGTTGAAGGACCCTTATCCCGATGGCTACACGCGCTGTCAGGTTCGCCATATGGGGATACCGGTCTATCGCTTGCGCTGCGGGGTCTATCGCATTTTCTATGCGCTGAAACGTCCGTATATCTATGTGCTGGCCCTGCGCCGGCGCGATCAGGCAACCTACGACGGCGAGCTGGATGCCGCTGTCCCGGCTGAGGAGCTGGACCTCGCGCTGGTGGCTGCCGTCGAAGGCGCCGCTGAGGAGAACCGGCAGGCGGCGCCGTCTGCCCCGGCTCCGGCCTACTGGGAGCGCTGGCTGGCGCCTCAGCCTGCGCCCAGGCGCCCGCTGCCCGAGCCGATCACTGCCGAGCTGCTGACGCGCCTGCGGGTGCCGCCGGAGTTCCATGCCCGCCTTTTGCCTTTGGCGACCGAGGAGGAGTTGCTGGATTGTCCGGGCGTGCCCGATGAGTATTTGCTGCTGATCGATCAGCATATGTTTGAGCGGCCCCTGGTCTCGGTGCTCCAGCAGCCGGACTATCTCCTGAGCGATGTTGAGGATCTGCTGCGCTATCGCGAGGGGGAGCTGGTTGGCTTTCTGTTGCATCTCTCGCCGGAGCAGGAGACCTTTGTGCTGCGGGGCCTGCGCTCGGGCGGCCCGACGCTGCTCAAGGGTGGTCCGGGAACGGGGAAGAGTACGATTGCGCTCTATCGGGTGCGGGCTTTGCAGGAGGAGCTGCGCCGCCAGGGGCGGCGGGAGGCGCGCCTGCTCTTTACGACCTATACCAATGCGCTGGTGCGCTCGTGTGAGCAGTTGCTGCGTCAGTTGCCGGGGGTGGATCTGCGCTTTGTGGAGGTGCAGACGGCGGATCGTTTGATCTTTCAGTTGCTCAGCGATCTGGGGGAGCCGCCCAGGCCGCTGACGCCGCAGGAGGAGCAGCAGCTCTTTGCACAGGCCCTGGAGACGGTGCGCTTCACAGGGTCGCCGGCTCAGCAGCGGGCGCAGCGTCAGGTGCTGGGCCAGCTTGGGGCGGAGTATCTGAGGCGCGAGCTGACTCAGGTCATTCTGGCGCGTCAGATCCCTTCGCTGGAGGCGTATTTGCGGGCGCCGCGTCCGGGCCGGCGGGTGGCCCTTTCGCCACTGCAGCGCCGGGCGGTGTGGGCGCTCTATGAGCGCTTTGTGGCCCTGGTCCGTCTGCGGGGTAAGGAGACCTGGCAGCAGGTGCGGGCCCGCGCGGCGGCCTGGGCTGCGGCTGGACGGCTGGCGCCTTGCTATGATGCGGTGCTGATCGATGAGGCTCAGGATCTTGATCCGGCGGCGCTGCGCCTGCTGGTCTTGCTCTGTCGCGATCCGCGGCTGCTCTTCATTACAGCGGATGCCAATCAGTCGATCTATGGCAGCGGTTTTGCCTGGACGGAGGTCCATGAGTTGCTGCGCTTTCGCGGGCGGACCGCGGTGTTGACGGTCAATTATCGCTCGACGCGCGAGATCGGCGAGGCGGCGCGGACGTATTTGCAGGCTCAGGTGGCTGGCGAGCTGGATGGGGAGTCGGGCGAGCGGCGCTATGAGCATAGTGGGCCGATGCCGGCTTTGCGGCGCGTGGCTTCGCAGGCTGAGGAGGTCGATCTCTTGCGCCGCTTTCTGCCGGCGGCGGCCCATGAGCTGCGGCTGGGAATTGGGGCCTGCGCGGTGCTGACGCCGACGAGGCGGGCTGGCCAGCGGCTGGCGGCAGCGCTGCAGGCTCAGGGACTGCCGGCCAGCTTTATGCGCGGCCATGAGCTGGATCTGCAGGCGGCGGGGGTGAAGGTGCTGACGCTGCAGTCGGCCAAGGGCCTGGAGTTTCCGGTGGTGGCCCTGGCTGGCTTTACTGAGGAAGGCTGGCCGCGCAGCGCGCTGTCGGCCTTGAACGCCGAGGAGCAGAGCGAGCTGCAGGCCATCGATCGGCGGACGCTCTTCGTGGGGATGACGCGGGCCATGCGCGCCCTGCTGGTGGTGGTCCCGCAGGCGGCTACGTCGCCGTTGCTGGAAGGCTTCGATGCCGCCTATTGGAATGTGGCCTGA
- a CDS encoding GH1 family beta-glucosidase — protein sequence MTSIPTVSFQAVEDLAARFPTGFFWGAATSSYQVEGAVAEDGRGPSIWDDFSATPGRVADGQSGAPAADHYRRYREDVALMARLGLNAYRFSIAWPRVLPEGRGPVNPAGLDFYDRLVDALLDAGIQPFVTLYHWDLPSALEREGGWRARSTAYAFADYAEVVARRLGDRVLHWMTLNEPWCSAYLGYGIGVHAPGLCDRQAAVDAAHHLLLAHGLAVPRLRAVLPAQAQIGTAQVLVKVYGADERPETLRDMALAHAFSNRWFLDPLYHGCYPEGLFAALGLNPPPIEEGDLELVAAPLDFLGVNNYSRMVVRGSPEPPLADQCRTVSPVPNACYTDMAWEIFPQGLRDLLLDVSREYPVQRLYVTENGAAFPDEWDGGETVHDPRRVAYLASYISACAEALEQGAPLCGYFVWSLLDNFEWAEGYRKRFGIVYVDYASQRRVIKESGHWYAALLQAFRTRARCC from the coding sequence ATGACGAGTATCCCCACTGTCTCGTTCCAGGCGGTTGAGGACCTGGCTGCACGCTTTCCCACTGGCTTCTTCTGGGGAGCCGCGACTTCTTCGTATCAGGTGGAGGGGGCGGTCGCTGAGGATGGCCGCGGCCCTTCGATCTGGGATGATTTTTCGGCGACGCCGGGCCGGGTCGCCGATGGCCAGAGCGGGGCGCCGGCTGCAGATCATTACCGTCGCTATCGCGAGGATGTGGCTCTGATGGCGCGCCTGGGCTTGAATGCCTACCGTTTTTCTATCGCCTGGCCGCGAGTGCTGCCCGAGGGGCGTGGCCCGGTCAATCCGGCAGGTCTGGATTTCTATGATCGCCTGGTGGATGCGCTGCTGGATGCGGGCATTCAGCCGTTTGTGACGCTGTATCATTGGGATCTGCCGTCAGCCCTGGAGCGTGAGGGCGGCTGGCGTGCGCGCTCGACAGCCTATGCTTTTGCCGACTATGCGGAGGTGGTGGCCCGTCGGCTCGGCGATCGCGTCTTGCATTGGATGACGCTCAATGAGCCGTGGTGTAGCGCCTATCTGGGCTACGGTATCGGCGTGCACGCCCCGGGCCTGTGCGATCGGCAGGCGGCGGTCGATGCGGCCCATCATCTCTTGCTGGCTCATGGGCTGGCTGTCCCTCGCCTGCGGGCAGTCTTGCCAGCGCAGGCCCAGATCGGAACGGCCCAGGTGCTGGTGAAGGTCTATGGGGCCGATGAGCGCCCGGAAACGCTGCGCGATATGGCTCTGGCCCATGCGTTCTCAAATCGCTGGTTCCTTGACCCGCTCTATCACGGGTGCTATCCCGAGGGCCTCTTTGCCGCTTTGGGCCTCAATCCGCCGCCGATCGAGGAGGGCGATCTGGAACTGGTGGCGGCCCCTCTGGATTTCCTGGGGGTCAATAACTATTCGCGGATGGTGGTGCGCGGGTCACCGGAGCCGCCACTGGCCGATCAGTGCCGAACGGTCTCGCCAGTCCCTAATGCCTGTTATACCGATATGGCCTGGGAGATCTTTCCCCAGGGCCTCCGCGATCTGCTCCTCGATGTGAGTCGCGAGTATCCGGTGCAGCGGCTCTATGTGACGGAGAATGGGGCGGCGTTCCCCGATGAGTGGGATGGAGGCGAGACGGTCCACGATCCGCGCCGCGTGGCCTATCTGGCGTCGTATATCAGTGCCTGTGCTGAGGCGCTGGAGCAGGGGGCGCCGCTCTGTGGCTATTTTGTCTGGTCCCTGCTCGATAATTTCGAGTGGGCCGAGGGCTACCGTAAGCGCTTTGGCATCGTCTATGTTGATTATGCCTCGCAGCGACGGGTGATCAAGGAGAGTGGCCACTGGTATGCGGCCCTGCTGCAGGCTTTCCGCACACGCGCCCGCTGCTGCTAA
- a CDS encoding ABC transporter permease — translation MAMLPQSPEPVVAPLSQPQQGAGAGTTAGLGPAALPGPALAPTPVSERPWMSLWRIFTLNRKAMVGICIVGFFFLVAIFGPFFIHRDPSALSNDVLVPPSSSHWLGTTQTGQDIFSQLVVGTRVSILWGMATGLVVTAISVLVGLCAGYLGGIVDEVLSLLINVFLVLPSFPLAVLLAAYVPFKGPLTVAVVITLTSWAYQARVLRAQTLSLRRRDFVEAARSGGESTWRIIFFEIFPNEIAIVAAGFVGTAIYVILAAAGLEFLGLGDVTVVDWGTMFYWAQNNDALLLGAWWWFAAPGLCIALLGAGLALINFGIDEVANPRLRSEARPSKRLLRQMLARSLGGGPGSETAPVGASRSLG, via the coding sequence ATGGCTATGCTACCGCAATCGCCAGAGCCAGTGGTCGCGCCCCTGAGCCAGCCTCAGCAGGGGGCAGGGGCGGGTACGACGGCGGGGTTGGGACCGGCTGCTCTGCCTGGCCCGGCACTGGCTCCGACTCCGGTGTCTGAGCGGCCCTGGATGAGTCTATGGCGCATCTTTACGCTCAATCGCAAGGCGATGGTGGGGATATGCATTGTGGGGTTCTTCTTCCTGGTGGCGATCTTTGGGCCGTTTTTTATCCATAGGGACCCGAGCGCTTTGTCGAACGATGTGCTGGTGCCGCCATCGTCCAGTCACTGGCTGGGGACGACGCAGACTGGTCAGGATATCTTTAGTCAGTTGGTGGTGGGCACGCGGGTCTCGATCCTTTGGGGCATGGCCACGGGCCTGGTGGTGACGGCTATTTCGGTCCTGGTGGGCCTGTGCGCCGGCTACCTGGGGGGGATCGTCGATGAGGTGCTTTCGCTGCTGATCAATGTCTTCCTGGTGCTGCCGAGCTTCCCGCTGGCGGTGCTGCTGGCCGCTTACGTGCCCTTTAAGGGGCCGTTGACGGTGGCGGTGGTGATCACCCTGACAAGCTGGGCCTATCAGGCGCGGGTGCTGCGCGCGCAGACGCTGTCGCTGCGCCGGCGCGATTTTGTGGAGGCGGCCCGCTCTGGCGGTGAGTCAACCTGGCGCATCATCTTCTTTGAGATTTTCCCGAATGAGATCGCCATTGTGGCCGCGGGTTTTGTGGGCACGGCGATCTATGTGATTCTGGCTGCCGCCGGCCTGGAGTTCCTGGGTCTGGGCGATGTGACGGTGGTCGACTGGGGCACGATGTTCTACTGGGCCCAGAATAACGATGCTTTGCTGCTGGGGGCCTGGTGGTGGTTCGCTGCCCCGGGCCTCTGTATTGCCCTGCTGGGGGCCGGGCTGGCTTTGATCAATTTCGGCATCGATGAGGTGGCCAATCCTCGCCTGCGCAGCGAGGCCCGACCGAGCAAGCGCCTGCTGCGCCAGATGCTGGCCCGCTCCCTCGGGGGAGGCCCTGGCTCCGAGACGGCTCCTGTCGGTGCCTCACGTAGTCTCGGCTAG
- a CDS encoding ABC transporter permease translates to MRHVLRRLGFYLVALWASITLNFIIPRLIPGDPAGALMARFQGRMTPQAIHALELQFGISHDPLWVQYIQYLGNLLHGDLGTSFTYFPTPVATVLAQELPWTLALVGTSVLISFVLGSLLGVFIAWRRGSFLDNVLPPFLTFFSAIPYFWLALIALYLLAYTLRWFPVNGGYDTSLTVALTPDFLLSALNHALLPGFTIVLASISGWMLGMRNAMITTLTEDYVLLAEAKGLKEGRVMFSYAARNAILPNVTGFALSLGFVVAGSLLTEVVFSYPGVGFALLQAAQNSDYPLLQGIFLLIALAVLGANFLADLAYLVLDPRVR, encoded by the coding sequence ATGAGGCATGTACTGCGCCGCCTTGGCTTCTACCTGGTGGCCTTGTGGGCCTCGATTACCTTGAATTTTATTATCCCGCGCTTGATCCCGGGCGATCCAGCAGGGGCGCTGATGGCCCGTTTCCAGGGGCGCATGACGCCCCAGGCCATCCATGCTCTGGAACTGCAGTTTGGCATTTCGCACGATCCGCTCTGGGTGCAGTATATTCAGTACCTGGGGAATCTGCTCCACGGCGATCTCGGTACTTCTTTTACCTACTTCCCGACGCCCGTGGCTACGGTCCTGGCTCAAGAGCTGCCCTGGACCCTGGCCCTGGTCGGGACGTCTGTGCTGATCAGCTTTGTCTTGGGGTCGCTGCTCGGCGTCTTTATCGCCTGGCGACGAGGTTCGTTCCTTGATAATGTCCTGCCGCCTTTCTTGACGTTCTTCTCGGCCATTCCCTACTTCTGGCTGGCGCTGATTGCGCTCTATCTCTTGGCCTATACTTTGAGGTGGTTCCCGGTGAACGGCGGCTACGATACGTCCTTGACGGTGGCGCTGACACCGGATTTCTTGCTGAGCGCGCTCAATCATGCTCTGCTGCCCGGTTTTACCATCGTCCTGGCCTCGATCTCCGGCTGGATGCTCGGGATGCGCAACGCCATGATTACGACCCTGACCGAGGACTATGTCTTGCTGGCCGAGGCCAAGGGCCTCAAGGAGGGGCGGGTGATGTTCTCCTATGCGGCCCGCAATGCGATTCTGCCGAATGTGACCGGCTTCGCCCTTTCGCTGGGCTTTGTGGTGGCTGGCTCGCTCTTGACAGAAGTGGTCTTTTCGTATCCCGGCGTGGGCTTCGCCTTGTTGCAGGCTGCGCAGAATTCCGATTATCCCTTGTTGCAGGGCATTTTCCTGCTGATTGCCCTGGCGGTCCTGGGCGCCAATTTCCTGGCCGACCTGGCCTATCTGGTGCTTGATCCGCGCGTGCGCTAG